One window of the Penaeus monodon isolate SGIC_2016 chromosome 1, NSTDA_Pmon_1, whole genome shotgun sequence genome contains the following:
- the LOC119593434 gene encoding uncharacterized protein LOC119593434, whose amino-acid sequence MKNKRSLFPLLLLEVLVLTGAGEAAGVGAPVDPFHAEPLPTPVALRSSEDAEAPPESGQTPLRCWECTSTTHGSECYNLENDVENETSIAAFSRECAPEETFCSVERVWYVEEGDVKENHISVNRTCSAQCSPFCLVMGDRNKVHSCITCCSEHLCNVGRSSGRRPMTSPSLLAAALSAALAPALGALATPGRKSFAWSAHPLLASLLGLCLLLTVSSASNLFPDI is encoded by the exons atgaagaacaaaCGCTCTTTGTTCCCGCTTCTGCTTCTGGAGGTGCTGGTGCTAACAG GCGCAGGGGAGGCAGCCGGGGTCGGTGCACCCGTAGACCCTTTTCATGCCGAGCCGCTGCCCACTCCCGTTGCCTTACGCTCGTCCGAGGATGCGGAGGCGCCGCCAGAGTCTGGACAGACGCCCCTCAGGTGCTGGGAGTGCACCTCGACCACGCATGGCAGTGAGTGCTATAACCTCGAAAATGACGTTGAAAATGAGACCTCCATCGCTGCCTTCTCCAGAGAGTGCGCGCCCGAAGAGACTTTCTGCTCG GTGGAAAGAGTCTGGTACGTGGAGGAAGGAGATGTTAAGGAGAACCATATAAGTGTGAATAGGACATGTTCTGCGCAGTGTTCTCCCTTCTGCCTTGTCATGGGTGACAGGAACAAG GTCCACAGCTGCATTACCTGCTGCTCCGAACACCTGTGCAACGTCGGCAGGTCATCCGGCCGACGTCCCATGACCAGCCCTTCCCTCCTCGCTGCCGCCCTCTCCGCCGCCCTCGCGCCCGCCCTCGGGGCCCTCGCCACGCCCGGGAGGAAGAGCTTCGCTTGGTCTGCACATCCGCTGCTCGCCTCTCTTCTCGGGCTTTGCCTCCTCCTCACGGTGTCCTCCGCCTCAAATCTCTTCCCAGACATTTAA
- the LOC119593212 gene encoding uncharacterized protein LOC119593212, which yields MSLALLLAVTLIAQASCHMSMQDPPARNVMWRMGFSALPEHRDDDYLICNENGGRKCPPCGDSIDSPPPHPHEAGGVWATGIITRTYSEGETIEVHVNVTRSHGGYVQLKLCPNNDVNTPVTQSCLDQYPLQIAGQSSTKYKISAPYDSPEQLRFKAVLPAGVTCDQCVIQMTNNAAQFKPQTVMFRNCADIAIVPSGGSRRAPVGKPVSFNSPSSRQGGSFGRQSFSNNFHFG from the exons ATGTCTCTCGCACTCCTGTTAGCCGTGACGCTTATTGCTCAG gcGAGCTGCCACATGTCGATGCAGGACCCCCCAGCGAGGAACGTCATGTGGAGGATGGGTTTTTCCGCCCTCCCTGAGCACCGCGATGACGACTACCTCATCTGCAACGAGAACGGCGGTCGTAAGTGTCCTCCTTGCGGTGACAGCATCGACAGCCCGCCTCCACACCCCCATGAGGCAGGAGGCGTCTGGGCCACAGGCATCATCACCAGGACCTACAgcgaaggggag ACCATCGAGGTGCACGTGAACGTTACCCGAAGCCACGGCGGTTACGTTCAGCTGAAGCTCTGCCCAAACAACGACGTCAACACCCCAGTGACTCAGAGCTGCCTTGACCA GTACCCTTTGCAAATCGCTGGCCAGTCTTCCACGAAGTACAAGATCTCTGCTCCCTATGACAGCCCCGAGCAACTGCGTTTCAAGGCCGTCCTCCCAGCTGGCGTTACCTGCGACCAGTGCGTTATCCAGATGACGAATAACGCGG CCCAATTCAAGCCCCAGACCGTCATGTTCCGCAACTGCGCAGACATCGCCATCGTCCCCAGTGGAGGCAGCAGACGGGCCCCTGTCGGAAAGCCCGTGTCTTTCAACAGTCCTTCGAGCCGACAGGGAGGATCCTTCGGTCGCCAGTCCTTCTCCAACAACTTTCACTTCGGATAA